One genomic region from Phragmites australis chromosome 1, lpPhrAust1.1, whole genome shotgun sequence encodes:
- the LOC133931169 gene encoding UDP-glycosyltransferase 73C6-like, producing MISADLVTVLASPHHLTTTTMIFAGHEVADDRNASERTHFVLVPMMAQGHTIPMTDMARLLAEHGAQVSFITTPMNASRMAGFINHAVTTGLAIQFVELHFPAIEFGLPDGCENADMIESRDLFKNFLEACAALREPLAAYLREHSPPPSCIISDMMHWWTADIARELGIPRLTFSGFCGFSSLVRYIVIRDNLLESVADENEFVTFQGFPTPLELTKARCPGRISVNGLEQIRKNIYEEEMRCSGVVLNSFQELEALYIQSFEQITGKKVWTVGPMCLCNKDNNTMAARGNKASMDEAQCMQWLDSMEPGSVILVSFGSLASTAPQQLVELGLGLEASKKPFVWVIKAGDKFPEVEQWLAEGFEERVKDRGMIIRGWAPQLMILWHQAIGGFMTHCGWNSTIESICTGVPMITWPHFAEQFANERLVVDVLKTGVEVKVEGVTQWGHEQKEVTVTRDAVETAVSKLMDAGEAADEMRIRAKGFSVKGRKALEQGGSSYNNINVLIQEMGNKTNAYG from the exons ATGATTTCTGCAGATCTCGTCACTGTCCTAGCTTCACCTCACCATCTTACTACCACAACCATGATCTTCGCCGGCCACGAAGTCGCCGATGACCGGAACGCCTCAGAAAGGACGCACTTCGTCCTTGTTCCGATGATGGCGCAGGGCCACACCATCCCCATGACTGACATGGCACGCCTGCTGGCCGAGCATGGTGCACAGGTCAGCTTCATCACCACACCAATGAACGCCTCCAGGATGGCAGGGTTCATCAACCACGCGGTGACGACGGGCCTCGCGATCCAGTTCGTCGAGCTCCACTTCCCGGCCATTGAGTTTGGCTTGCCTGACGGATGCGAGAACGCCGACATGATCGAATCCAGAGATTTGTTCAAGAACTTCCTAGAGGCCTGCGCAGCACTTCGGGAGCCACTGGCAGCATACCTCCGTGAGCATAGCCCACCTCCAAGCTGCATCATATCCGACATGATGCACTGGTGGACCGCTGACATCGCAAGGGAGCTTGGTATCCCAAGGCTCACGTTTAGTGGCTTCTGTGGCTTCTCGTCCCTTGTCAG GTACATCGTTATCCGTGACAACTTACTGGAAAGCGTTGCAGATGAGAATGAGTTCGTTACATTCCAAGGGTTCCCTACGCCGCTCGAGCTGACAAAGGCAAGATGCCCTGGAAGGATTTCTGTTAATGGTCTGGAGCAAATCCGGAAGAACATATATGAGGAGGAAATGAGATGTAGTGGCGTGGTCCTGAACAGCTTTCAAGAGCTGGAGGCTTTGTACATCCAGTCCTTCGAGCAGATTACAGGGAAGAAGGTCTGGACGGTGGGGCCAATGTGTCTGTGCAACAAAGACAACAACACAATGGCTGCAAGAGGAAACAAGGCCTCGATGGATGAGGCACAGTGCATGCAATGGCTTGATTCGATGGAGCCAGGCTCGGTGATCTTGGTCAGCTTTGGCAGCCTCGCCAGCACTGCACCTCAGCAACTTGTTGAGCTGGGACTGGGACTGGAAGCTTCCAAGAAGCCGTTCGTCTGGGTGATCAAAGCAGGAGATAAGTTTCCAGAGGTTGAGCAATGGCTTGCAGAGGGGTTCGAAGAACGAGTGAAGGACAGAGGCATGATCATAAGGGGCTGGGCGCCACAGCTAATGATCCTATGGCACCAAGCCATCGGAGGTTTCATGACACACTGTGGGTGGAACTCAACAATAGAGAGCATCTGCACGGGCGTGCCCATGATCACATGGCCACACTTTGCAGAGCAGTTTGCGAACGAGAGGTTGGTGGTAGATGTGCTGAAAACTGGGGTGGAAGTTAAAGTAGAAGGAGTGACACAGTGGGGGCATGAACAAAAGGAGGTTACAGTGACAAGGGATGCTGTGGAGACGGCAGTGTCCAAACTGATGGATGCTGGGGAAGCTGCGGATGAGATGAGGATAAGAGCAAAAGGCTTCAGCGTTAAGGGGAGGAAGGCTTTGGAACAGGGTGGTTCTTCTTATAACAATATTAATGTATTGATTCAAGAAATGGGAAACAAGACAAATGCATATGGCTGA